A genomic stretch from Scatophagus argus isolate fScaArg1 chromosome 19, fScaArg1.pri, whole genome shotgun sequence includes:
- the vgll2a gene encoding transcription cofactor vestigial-like protein 2a isoform X3, with translation MSCLDVMYQVFGPQPYFSSYSPYHHQKLALYSKMQDPQDGGSRLGPPGPPVIKEEDKELPPGAEYLSSRCVLFTYFQGDISTVVDEHFSRALSHTTAYSASSSHKAVRDGSFPMSQRSFPPSFWNSSYQPSVSSTLGSALSAPHTELPFPGDPYSSVSLHSHLHQTSPDAWHPSHHHHHHHHNPYSLGGAIGTQGSAYPRPGVHEMYGTAFDPCYGSLLVPSVRPHHRLTSGSSVPGPSASPCDLGGKGESGTGSSWSGAFTGAGAEIGLNVDTGLQAQDKTKDLYWF, from the exons ATGAGCTGCCTGGATGTGATGTACCAAGTGTTTGGTCCTCAGCCTTATTTCAGCTCCTACAGCCCCTATCACCACCAG AAACTGGCCTTGTATTCCAAAATGCAAGACCCGCAGGATGGTGGCAGCCGCCTCGGCCCCCCCGGCCCCCCGGTGATcaaggaggaggacaaggagctGCCGCCGGGAGCCGAGTACCTGAGCTCCCGCTGTGTCCTCTTCACTTACTTCCAGGGAGACATCAGCACCGTGGTGGACGAGCACTTCAGCCGAGCCCTGAGCCACACGACGGCATACTCTGCGTCGAGCAGCCACAAGGCCgtaagag ACGGGTCATTCCCCATGAGCCAGAGGAGTTTCCCTCCGTCTTTCTGGAACAGCTCCTATCAGCCGTCGGTCTCCTCCACGCTGGGCAGCGCTCTGTCGGCCCCCCACACGGAGCTCCCCTTCCCTGGGGACCCGTACTCCTCCGTCTCCCTGCACAGCCACCTCCACCAGACCAGCCCCGACGCCTGGCACCCatcccatcaccaccaccatcaccaccacaacCCTTACTCACTAGGGGGCGCTATTGGCACCCAGGGCTCAGCATATCCACGTCCGGGGGTTCATGAGATGTACGGCACGGCGTTCGACCCGTGTTATGGCTCTTTGCTGGTGCCGTCAGTGAGGCCTCACCACCGCCTGACATCGGGCAGCTCGGTCCCGGGGCCCAGCGCCTCGCCCTGCGACCTGGGAGGCAAGGGGGAGTCAGGGACGGGCTCGAGCTGGAGCGGTGCCTTCACCGGAGCTGGAGCAGAAATCGGACTCAACGTGGACACAG gtCTGCAGGCACAGGATAAGACCAAGGATTTGTACTGGTTTTAG
- the vgll2a gene encoding transcription cofactor vestigial-like protein 2a isoform X1, with protein MSCLDVMYQVFGPQPYFSSYSPYHHQKLALYSKMQDPQDGGSRLGPPGPPVIKEEDKELPPGAEYLSSRCVLFTYFQGDISTVVDEHFSRALSHTTAYSASSSHKAVRDGSFPMSQRSFPPSFWNSSYQPSVSSTLGSALSAPHTELPFPGDPYSSVSLHSHLHQTSPDAWHPSHHHHHHHHNPYSLGGAIGTQGSAYPRPGVHEMYGTAFDPCYGSLLVPSVRPHHRLTSGSSVPGPSASPCDLGGKGESGTGSSWSGAFTGAGAEIGLNVDTGTVGCSLQLGVTADCAAAAAAAQPC; from the exons ATGAGCTGCCTGGATGTGATGTACCAAGTGTTTGGTCCTCAGCCTTATTTCAGCTCCTACAGCCCCTATCACCACCAG AAACTGGCCTTGTATTCCAAAATGCAAGACCCGCAGGATGGTGGCAGCCGCCTCGGCCCCCCCGGCCCCCCGGTGATcaaggaggaggacaaggagctGCCGCCGGGAGCCGAGTACCTGAGCTCCCGCTGTGTCCTCTTCACTTACTTCCAGGGAGACATCAGCACCGTGGTGGACGAGCACTTCAGCCGAGCCCTGAGCCACACGACGGCATACTCTGCGTCGAGCAGCCACAAGGCCgtaagag ACGGGTCATTCCCCATGAGCCAGAGGAGTTTCCCTCCGTCTTTCTGGAACAGCTCCTATCAGCCGTCGGTCTCCTCCACGCTGGGCAGCGCTCTGTCGGCCCCCCACACGGAGCTCCCCTTCCCTGGGGACCCGTACTCCTCCGTCTCCCTGCACAGCCACCTCCACCAGACCAGCCCCGACGCCTGGCACCCatcccatcaccaccaccatcaccaccacaacCCTTACTCACTAGGGGGCGCTATTGGCACCCAGGGCTCAGCATATCCACGTCCGGGGGTTCATGAGATGTACGGCACGGCGTTCGACCCGTGTTATGGCTCTTTGCTGGTGCCGTCAGTGAGGCCTCACCACCGCCTGACATCGGGCAGCTCGGTCCCGGGGCCCAGCGCCTCGCCCTGCGACCTGGGAGGCAAGGGGGAGTCAGGGACGGGCTCGAGCTGGAGCGGTGCCTTCACCGGAGCTGGAGCAGAAATCGGACTCAACGTGGACACAGGTACTGTTGGTTGTTCACTTCAG CTCGGTGTTACGGCggactgtgcagcagcagcagcagcagcacagccctGCTGA
- the vgll2a gene encoding transcription cofactor vestigial-like protein 2a isoform X2 → MSCLDVMYQVFGPQPYFSSYSPYHHQKLALYSKMQDPQDGGSRLGPPGPPVIKEEDKELPPGAEYLSSRCVLFTYFQGDISTVVDEHFSRALSHTTAYSASSSHKAVRDGSFPMSQRSFPPSFWNSSYQPSVSSTLGSALSAPHTELPFPGDPYSSVSLHSHLHQTSPDAWHPSHHHHHHHHNPYSLGGAIGTQGSAYPRPGVHEMYGTAFDPCYGSLLVPSVRPHHRLTSGSSVPGPSASPCDLGGKGESGTGSSWSGAFTGAGAEIGLNVDTARCYGGLCSSSSSSTALLS, encoded by the exons ATGAGCTGCCTGGATGTGATGTACCAAGTGTTTGGTCCTCAGCCTTATTTCAGCTCCTACAGCCCCTATCACCACCAG AAACTGGCCTTGTATTCCAAAATGCAAGACCCGCAGGATGGTGGCAGCCGCCTCGGCCCCCCCGGCCCCCCGGTGATcaaggaggaggacaaggagctGCCGCCGGGAGCCGAGTACCTGAGCTCCCGCTGTGTCCTCTTCACTTACTTCCAGGGAGACATCAGCACCGTGGTGGACGAGCACTTCAGCCGAGCCCTGAGCCACACGACGGCATACTCTGCGTCGAGCAGCCACAAGGCCgtaagag ACGGGTCATTCCCCATGAGCCAGAGGAGTTTCCCTCCGTCTTTCTGGAACAGCTCCTATCAGCCGTCGGTCTCCTCCACGCTGGGCAGCGCTCTGTCGGCCCCCCACACGGAGCTCCCCTTCCCTGGGGACCCGTACTCCTCCGTCTCCCTGCACAGCCACCTCCACCAGACCAGCCCCGACGCCTGGCACCCatcccatcaccaccaccatcaccaccacaacCCTTACTCACTAGGGGGCGCTATTGGCACCCAGGGCTCAGCATATCCACGTCCGGGGGTTCATGAGATGTACGGCACGGCGTTCGACCCGTGTTATGGCTCTTTGCTGGTGCCGTCAGTGAGGCCTCACCACCGCCTGACATCGGGCAGCTCGGTCCCGGGGCCCAGCGCCTCGCCCTGCGACCTGGGAGGCAAGGGGGAGTCAGGGACGGGCTCGAGCTGGAGCGGTGCCTTCACCGGAGCTGGAGCAGAAATCGGACTCAACGTGGACACAG CTCGGTGTTACGGCggactgtgcagcagcagcagcagcagcacagccctGCTGAGCTGA